In Peromyscus leucopus breed LL Stock chromosome 9, UCI_PerLeu_2.1, whole genome shotgun sequence, the sequence atgtgtgcacaacaTACTtgccttggaggtcagaggagggcatcagattcctgaaactggaggtacagacagttgtgaaccacccttTGGGTCTTCTGCagtagcagccagtgctcttaaccactgactgagccatctctccagcccctaaaatcttttcttttggtGCTCAGGATGGAGCCGAGGGCCTTTCCCATAatagccaagtgctctaccactaaactataCCCTcaggcttaaaatattttttaaaataaaaagactggCTGGGTCACTCATGTGACCTGATCTCAAGATCTGCTATCAAGCCCGTGTGGCTCTAGCTTGAGGGCAGACAAGCAGACCAATGAAACAGAAGACAGTCCAGAAAGATCACTTGACAACGAAGATGCCAAGGTCAGTGTACCAGGAAAGGATGGTCTTTTTCAGAATTGGTGTTAGAGGAACTGGATATGCATTTGAGGGAAAGGCAGGAGGTGAGGGATCAACATTGAACTTTTCCtactacataaataaaaatgaactcaaaCTAATGTAAtagcacatgcctggaatcccacgtcctcaggaagcagagacagatgctcacaagttcaaggccctccTTTGCAACATGAGATACTGTTACGGAGTTCATGATACCTTGAGAAATCAATCTGGATTATAATTAGCTAAATTTATTAAAGCGGCTAGCAGGACAACAGTCTCTGAGCCAACGTTGAGATTGCTTCGTGAaagaggggtgaggggagggtttTTAAAGGTGAAAACCACAGAAGACTTTGAACATCTACACAAGCAAGGCAAGAGCTGTTCTGCTCTGTCAAGATCAGGTAACCTCAGATTAGTCCTTGAATGCCTACAGAAGCaggttacagaagccaaaaagcagtcgtgttgttttgttttgttggagacagggtttctctgtgttaacctggctatcctggaactgactctgtaggctggccttgaactcacagagatccacctgcctctgcctcccgagtgctggctgggatcaaaggcatgcaccaccaggccgGGCCAAGGTTGTATATTTTTGCATGGGGGTGACTAAGTCAGGGTTCCTGGGAAGTTATCGTCCAGgagctggagtcagagacaaacaGCTAGTGGGCACCAGGATGTATGCCTAGCATAAAAGGGAGTTTCTTTAGCAATCACAACACCATCTCAGAAAAGTGAACTCAAAATATATCATACACCTAAGAGTCAAAGCTAAAATcagggtcaggtgtggtggtgcccgcctataatcccaacacttgggagggaaaggcaaAAGAACCttgggttcaagaacagccttgCTGcataacaagaccttgtctcaaaaaggaaggaaggggaaagagagagagagagagagagagaaagagagagaaaggaaagggacaaTACAAAATTTGGagtgaaaaaaatatttggaataCATATATTTGACGCAAGACAAATACCCAGTATATATAAAGAACCTCTATAAGTTAATAAGGAAATAATCTCAAATAACTCAACTTTAATAACTGGACAGGCACTTTGAAAATGCCATCGTCATTACCGGTGCTTCCTGCCAGATGGCAAAGCATCTCTAAGTAGCAAAGACACCCTCTCTTGTGGTAAGTCCCCACTGGCTGGGCACAGTGGTTCTCCAGTAGGGCTTCTTTctgggccagcagcagcagcttcaccTGGAAACTGGTAGGAAATGTAAATTCTCTTGGCCCCACCTAGACCTGCTCAATGGGAAACAGTGGCGGTGATACTCAACAGTCAAGTGCCAGGTGATCCCaggcaggaggggaggaaggaaggaagaagggctaCTTCTTTAAGGCTAATTGGGtacctcccctcctcttccccaggctTCTTAAGCCTGGTGTGGGAAGCTGGCCCTTGGGTGAAGTTCTGAAGCCAGATGAGAACCTGCAGGTGGTGGTAAGACTCATGGCTGGCAGCACAGTAAGCCTGAGCAGGGCGTGAGTGGGATGTGGATCCAACCGCACACATCCAGGCGTCTCCTCCCTCTCCGCACTGGGATTCTGGGAGGGGCCCTAAGGGCAGCCACATCATCTCAGCAAGCTTCCAAACTTGGGTTACACAAAATCACCATTCTCTCCACTGCTGTTTTGAGTGTTTCTGTCTCAGGCCTAGGGATGCTCTGATCTgttggggggtgaggggaggcagggAATGACTTGGCCTTGGCCTCCAGGAGTTTTCAATGGCTATTACTACAGCCACAATTCCCCAGGCGTCAAAGTAAGCTTTCCTTACATTACTCAGGAGACAGTGATAACAGCTGAGCTCCAAACCAGGGACCCAAGACCCTACCTTCCCCCCACAAAGCCACTCGGCAAAGCAGCATGAGTCGCCAGAGCACCAGCAGTGGGACAGAAAACACAGCAAAGCTCATACTCTGGGGTAAGGGCTAAGGCTGTCCCCAGCCAAAGTGGAATGGGCTTGCTGGGGTGCTATGCCCCTAACGTGGGGGGAACCCATGAGCCTCCCAGCCCCACGCTGCCATCTTCTCGATGCAGGCGGTGAGCTCAATCACGAAAGGCTGACTTGCACCTTTAAACCCCAAGGGGAAAAGAAGGACAGCTGTAGACTGTTGCTCAACACGGTAGGTCCTCCCAGAAAAAAGGGGAAGGCGGCTGGGACAAGCGTGCTTCTCTGGCCTCAACAGGTAACAGCTTTCTCCCATCACCCTCCTCAGGTCTGCTTAGGGGAGAAAGCCAAAGAGGAGGTGAATCGTGTGGAAGTCCTGCCCTCAGCCAACCAGGAAGACAGAAAATTACCAGTCACCATTGCCTCACTGAGGGCCTCCGTCCTACCTATGGTGAGTCTCTTTCCTTTAGGCCCAAGGAAGCGATCACTGCCTCGCTTCATCCTCCAACGGGCCTGGACGTAAATGTGGGTGCCTTCATGCCCTGGGGCTTATAGCCATGCTAGAAAGGCAGTATGGCCCTGACCACAGTGAGGATCCATCCCAATCCCTGCTTCCCAGAGCCTTGCAAACACGAACGAGCCAAATAGCCTCTCCAACAGTGTCGTGTTCAAGCCATTCACTACTAGTCACCAAGACATGGTTGGTGGCTTATATTTGGGTTATGTGTCTAGAAATTCTCTTCCTTCTGGTATCTCATTCTGTCTACACAATTCATCGTTGTTTGTGAATAATAACAGGTTTGTAGTTCGGAGGTCTTTAAAAATGCGCTGGggatggggagtgtgtgtgtgtgtgtgtgtgtgtgtgtgtgtgtgtgtgtgtgtgtgtgtgttaggcacATGTGTCATAgcatatgtggagaccagaggacaattttcaagaAGTTGTCTCTCCTgttgtgggttccaggaatcgaactcagacagcaagtgcctttacctgctgggccatctctcctgccgtcgtttgtttgagacaggctctcatatTGAATCCCAGGATAGCCTTAACCCTGCAatttcctgcctccccctcctcgaggctgggatgataggtgtgtgccaccaccctgggCCCTTTTGCCTCACTGTGTTGCTCCATGACCTAGGACTTTTGGTATAATACAAATTCCGCCTGACTTAAAACTGAGCTTGTGAGTTGAAAATGTTGTAACTGGGAAATGCTTTTACTCTGCTTATCCCACGGAGCATCCCAGTCCAGCGCCGTGCCTTGGATGTAGAAGCATCATTCGTTTGCCTTTGAGAAAGCAGGGTGGAGAGAGCATCATGGTGCTCCGTTGCCATGGCCCTGGCTAGACAGGCCTAGGAAAAGATCAAAGTTCAGAATGCAGGTGTGTTTCCTACTAAACAAGCTTAACTTCTGCATCGCTGTCAAGTCAAAACTCCAGAGTAATTGGGAACTGTAATTAGATAAATGTGAACAGTTGATCTTTCCTCTTCCTTAATGTAAGATGGCTCTCCACGAAGTGATTGGCAGACACCACTTCATCAAAGGAGTGAAGCCCCAATCTAGTCCTCCCATGctttaaggtttttatttttattcaagaaTAAGGAGTTCAATGTCgtcagatgcttttttttttttttaagatttattatgtatactgttctgcctgcatgccagaagagggcgccagttcTTATTACTGATGTttgggagctaccatgtggttgctgggaattgaactcaggacctctggaagaagagccagtgctcttatccactgagccatccctccagccctcaaatgcttttttaaaaagattttgacttagttttattttacatgcgCGAGGGTTCTACCTGCATATGTCTGCACATTCATAcctggttcccacagaggccaggggagggccTTGAAACTAGAGTTGCAGGTGACTGTGAAACACAGTGTAGCTGCTGAAACTTGAACTCCGCTCCcctccaagagcagccagtgctttaatAGCCAACccttctttccagcccctcaaatGTTTTGACTCCCCTGATCCCAGgttcttcctccatccttccatTAACATACCATTATGTTGGTAGAAGAACATTTGAGCCCTTGGGGTTCCTTATTTGATCATGTGAACTCGCCATTCACTTTAATACGTTGGCATCActtctggtttttgagacagggcttcactgtgtgtggccctggctgtcctggatctcgatctgtagaccaggctggcttcaaaatcacagagatccgcctggctctgcctcccaagcccagCCTGACATCTTTCTTTACTTAAGgattcctgggggtggggagtgtgtgAACAGGCTTGCCACAGCACTCATGTGGCAGTCAGAACAGCTTtgtggagtgggttctctcctcaagccttctgtgagttcagggactGACCTCTGGCTGACAGGCCTGctcagcaagtgccttcactCACTGAACCATCCCACCAGTTGGCATGGTCTCCCTTTCTTTCGTTTGcttcttgttttcttgttcttgttgttcCTTGAGACTGAGTctgtgtagcccaaactggcctcagactctcagtAGTCCTCCTGACCgtccctcccaagtgttgggatacaggtgtgcaccactctgACTTCAGAAAAGAGATTTATTCCCAATGTGTGGTCATGTTGGGAAGAGGGTTATTTGTGtgtttggggttgttttgttttgcgatGGTCTCACTCATGTCATCCAGACTGGCTGGAacttaaaatcctcctgcctcctcaacGCTGGGATGACAGCATTGTGTGACCAGCCCCTACCAGGGGCCAGGCTGAATTACCTGTGTCTTCTACATTGCTCTGATGTCCCTCCCCACCACAGGCCACAATGACAGGTATGGAGCTTTGTCCTCCAGTGACTTTCCGGCTCCGGGCTGGCTCGGGACCTGTGTTCCTCTCTGGCCATGAATGTTACGGTAAGTTGATGTGTCCTAGGTAGCTGAGGCCTcaagagattcttttttttttttttacaaatggcTGCTAGTAGCCTGAACTAGGAGGCTGTGGCGAGGCTGTAGCCCTAACTCTTCCCTTGCTTTTCCATGTCTTTTGTAGGCCTCAGGCCTCAGCTGTATCATGAGAGTGGTGTGGCCCTTGTTTCAGCTTCAGAGGATATTGTAGGGTAAACAGTGTCTTCCAAGACTCTtgctgggcatggcggcacagcctgtaatctcagctcaaggccagcctgagctacatagcaagaccctctcTCCAAAAAGAGCAGCTCTTAACTATAACTAGTATTGGGAAGTATTTCAGAGATGGGCTTACTAGTAAGTATGAAGCCAGAGTGATAACACGGGCCACAACTTAGGCAGCTTGCTATGTCGGCACCTTTAAGATCCACCTCACAGGCTGATGATGgcggcccatgcctttaatcccagcactcgggaggcagaggcaggtggatctctgtgagttcgaggccagcctggtctacagagtgagttccaggacagccaggactacatagagagcttgtctccaaaaaaaaaaacctacctcaCATCAGACCTCTGAACAGGTTCCTCCACCTCAACATGgcacactggggaccaagtttcTAGCACATGAACCTTAGAGGGCCGAGCCATACTGTAACCCCaccatctccatctccctcccgTGCCGGTCCAGCTGCAGCTTTGTCCAGCCAGTTCTCCTTTCCCCAGCCTGCATGGAGATTTCCTGTCCCTTGCTCCGCCCTGGCCCCTACtttggaggaagggacagaaaggacATGGCTTGCTGCAGAACGTGAACTCAACTCCTCCCCAGTGCTTGTCTGGGGATCAACTTCGAACGGAAAGGGTTGGTGGGGGGGAGATAGGCATGAACCCTGCGGCTCAGATGTTCTGGTTTTCCTCCACCCTGCCCTGTTCCTGCCTACTTCCCCTTCCATGACAGAGACTTCAGACATACCCTGGGAAGATGACgaggaagatgagggagatggcgaggaggagggagaggaggaggaggaagaagaagatgaagacgAAGATGAAGATGTGGATATATCACTAGAAGAGACGCCTATCAAACAAGTCAAAAGGGGGGCCCCCCAGAAGCAGATGAGCGCGGCTAAGGTTGGGGAAAAGGAATGATACGAGGCACCAGGACCTGAGCTGGGCACAAGGCCATCACTACTAAAGTTCTGCATGTCACAGTTGGGACTGCTCAGTATTTAAGAATGTGTTCTGGTTCTGGGTCTTGGGGTTAACTCTCCAAATAACACTTGGTTTTTGTTCCcagaaaaaaaaggtagaaaaagaagaggaggaggcagtaAGGTAATTCCCACCCTTAATTCCCACTATGGCCACCACCAAGGATTGAAGTCGAGGCTTCTGGCATGTTAAGCAAACAGGGtaccactgagttacagcccCAAACCCTGCGTTTGGCTTGGtttaggtattttgttttgtttgagacaggatatcatcagtaagttgcccaggctggccttaaactcgctGTATAGCCCTGGCAGGCTGTGGACgcgtgatccttctgcttcaacctcccTAGGAACTGAAACAGTCCTGGGAAGCAGATACAGGCAATGTgtttacatacatgcacacatgtagatTCAACAGCTCTGGAGGTTGGCACAGTTCTTGAAAAGTGTGAACTATCCTTCTGACCTGACTACCTGAGTTAATTCCTCCCTTCttcaaatttaaacaaacaaacaaacaaacaaacagctcaaGATCTACACTCAAACTCACAGCGGCCTTACCCAACAGTCCTGGAAATAGTGGCACTCAAAATGTCTGCCAATAAGAGTTGACCAAACagtgtcccttttttttttccccttctccatgGTGCAAGGTAAATTGAACATATGTAGGCTTTGGAAGCATGTTAGCAACCAAAAGGATAGAATTAAGAGAATAGGGCAAGGACTCATGTTCATTTCATGTCTTGCATTTTAGCAacagcttttattattattatttttttttgctaaagtGATGCAAAAGATTAACActggaaaataatgaaaaacataaGTAATTCTCATGTGTTTGCTAAATTATGTGCAGTGAGGTTAACATTGCTTTTATAGTGAAAAAATGTATTATATCAGCTCttgttaaaatgtatttaagtGACAGCTTATTCATCTGGACCAACTGAAATAAAACACCAGTCTCGGCACACAGAACAATGAGTACCAGAAAGAGAACCCCCAAGACTAGAGACCCTCCACGTGAGAATGCACCGAGGCAAACAAAGCCTTACGGTTCTCAAGGCTGTGGAAGCCTCTGCTAACCAGAAACTCAGACTTAATCCGGTCCAAACCTCCGCCAACTGGAGCGACTGCTGAGTCCCCTAAACAGCCGTCGCACGGGGACGGACGGTCCAGTGCACGTGGAGATCAGTGTACCTGGGGTTTGTCTAGACAAGATATTGGAGCAGTTTAAAGAGGTGAATGATAGATTGGTCACAATGATGGCAAATtttgagaaaatggaaaggaaggtagagactctttccctctctgcctgcGTAGGCTCAGAAGTCCCAAAGCAAGACTGGGCTTGTGCTCAGGATTAAAGCCAGCAATGGCAGAGCAGCGACAATCCACTCATATGTCAAACATCCCAAGCATGATTCAGATTCGCTGGGAGTTCTGGAGTCTCTCAGGTTTGTAATCCCGAGGACAAATCTCTTCTGCATCTCCCACCCCAAGAGATGAACACATCGACCGTGTCAACAAGCCTCTTAACGGTGCCAAGATCCTGTACAACACAGCCTAACAAAAAACACCCTCAACCTGCCTGTCCGcaattggaaggaagaaaagaaagaaaaagaataaatattttaaggctGATCATGGTaacacatccctttaatcccagcactcaggaagcagaggcaggtggctctctgagttctaagccagcctggtcttctacatagtgagttccaggacatccagggctacatgatagaccctgtctcaaacaaaaaacaatgaaaaaatatttaagtatacaTTGTCTATTGAACCTCTACCCCCATTGAGCCTATACCCTCCATATCCCCACCCTTTTATCACTATCTCCCTCCTGCTATGaaaacaggttttgttttttatgacagggtttctctctgtgtgcagccctggctgtcctgaaacttgctctgtagactaggcctgactctgcctccccagtgctgggattaaaggcatgtatgtctcaaaaaaaaaaaaaaaaaaaaaaaaaaaaggcatgcaccacccaccaccactgccaggcaaaaaaggctttttttttttttttttttttttttttttttttgtacttgaaAGAAAATAGAAGTCTAAAGAAAACACACTCTTAAAGAGACAGAATaaggccggtggtggtggtggcggcggcagcggcggcggcggcggcggcggcagcagcagcagcgcatgcctttaatcccagcacttgggaggcagagccaggcagatctctgtgagttcgaggccagcctggtctacagagtgagatccaggacaagcaccaaaactacacagacaaaaaaaaaaaaaggaataaaaaaggaaataagcaaAGCTGAAGCTGAGCTCAGTGGCAaaggacttgcctagcatgctagAAACCAAGGCTGTTCCCTTCCCCAACACCACAAAAGATTAGACTCAGATGTgggttggggatatagctcagtggtggagtgtttCCTTCGGATGCATCAAGACTTAAGTTCAAGCCCCAccactgaaaacaaaataaaaaacgaGAGGGGCAGAACAGCAGGGGTGACCAGGTCGGAGGGCCAGCCCCTCTGTCTAGATGAactgcccagctctgctcctgcaCGCAGTTATTGGGAGGACTCGGCTCTGGCATAAAGCTGCACTCTCTCGcccactctgtccctattcctctccaggcccagccctcagAACAAGAGTCCCAGGAAGAGGGTGAGCAATGAAAAGCTGGGGCTGGCCCTGGGGAAGGCTgccagggtgggagggaggggaggaagaaggggaaacctTCAGGGCCCCATGTCTCCGCAGGCGAAAGCTACACTCAGACCTAGGAAGTCTGCACTCAAGAAATGAGGAGCTCACCTTGGTCTCTCCAGTGTCCACCAGGGGATGTCCTACCAGCTGTGTCCTGGTGCAGCTGGCCAGCCCCTCCATCTGAATCTAAACGTAATAAAGTGTTGTGGGGGCCACACGGGAGCCCTACAGCCCGGCCCTTCAGTTTCAAGAGGCTCTTGGAGAagaaccccccacacacacacacacacacacacaagccagccTAAGCCACAATAAAATTTGCATGATCAGAACCTCCCTCAGCCTTTTCCCTGGGTGGGTCTCCTTGAAGCTGCACTAGCTCATGTGCCCAGCAGAGGGCAACCGCCAGCAAGAAACTGGCCCCATGTTTCTCTTCCTAGGTTTCCAGCCCAGGCTTGAGTGGAGGCCTAGGCATCTGGCCTCAGCCCTGGCATCAGTGAGCTGAGGCAGATGAGGTTTACAAGGACAGAACTCTAGGACCCAACCAGCTTTTGCTACCAGGAAGGGCCTGACCCAGGTCCAAACTCTGTTCCATTTCTCTGCGCTTCTCAGGCAATTGTCACCAATGGGACACCCACTGGGGGACATCCTAGGCTACTACAGTTGAGACTAAGGCTCATATGACACTTCCCAGGACACAGGCCTCTAACAGGGTGAGGCTGCCGAGAGTTGGAGAACAGTGGGTGACTCCTGCGTGGCTCTGACTCTCTGGCCTCATTAGCATGCTgaggtagctttggagcctgctcACTGAGGGGTGGCTAAGACTTCATCCCTGATTTGAGTGGAACACAAGATGATCCCAGAGGGGGAACCTGTACTAGGctc encodes:
- the Npm2 gene encoding nucleoplasmin-2, with protein sequence MSRQSTSSGTENTAKLILWGGELNHERLTCTFKPQGEKKDSCRLLLNTVCLGEKAKEEVNRVEVLPSANQEDRKLPVTIASLRASVLPMATMTGMELCPPVTFRLRAGSGPVFLSGHECYETSDIPWEDDEEDEGDGEEEGEEEEEEEDEDEDEDVDISLEETPIKQVKRGAPQKQMSAAKKKKVEKEEEEAVR